The following coding sequences lie in one Rutidosis leptorrhynchoides isolate AG116_Rl617_1_P2 chromosome 4, CSIRO_AGI_Rlap_v1, whole genome shotgun sequence genomic window:
- the LOC139842962 gene encoding uncharacterized protein, which produces MPVIDLDHVIKVVGTSRPDIRHGLGPMYVDNVTHSVILEVNEDDITFVERLAHLKKKKKEELMTSREDGIKEERPPLILIGRNGRRYCDCGDHACDGFWKAWYILKRKVPRDQFEGTDSQSRRNDAPTLGSYKLIDHDDELDHGEAIQN; this is translated from the coding sequence ATGCCAGTTATTGATCTTGATCATGTGATTAAAGTTGTGGGTACTTCTAGGCCAGATATTAGGCATGGGCTGGGTCCAATGTATGTTGATAATGTCACACATTCTGTAATTTTAGAGGTAAACGAAGACGATATCACGTTTGTGGAAAGATTGGCTCatttaaagaagaaaaagaaggaagAATTGATGACAAGTCGTGAGGATGGTATAAAGGAAGAAAGACCTCCTTTGATTTTGATTGGTCGTAATGGAAGGAGGTATTGTGATTGTGGGGACCATGCATGTGATGGTTTTTGGAAAGCATGGTACATTTTGAAAAGAAAAGTTCCTAGAGACCAATTTGAAGGCACAGACTCGCAGTCGAGAAGGAACGACGCTCCTACATTGGGTTCTTATAAGCTCATTGATCATGATGATGAACTGGATCACGGGGAAGCCATTCAAAACTAG